GTTTTATGGTTAGAGCATCGGCGATTTTGTCTGATAAAATGAGTTTATTGgattttttgtgtttaaaaGCCATAATTGACTAAGATAACCTTTAAATTTTGATAACCGGTTGAAATACCTGGAACAATAATACACTAGTACTTAGTGTTTTACTTGGTAAAAGATTGTTTTATTggataaagtaaataaaagtattataacttatTGTACTGCGTACAGAGTATATAAATTACCTGATTAATGAACTTTGAATTTGTGGCCGTTTAATAAGtattgtgtaattaaatatttattatattactataatttataCTGAAGagtaaatttaacaataaataaattctctGTTTCTCGATAACAGCACGTgtgaatgtttattttttttttatttcactccATCTAGAATTCAAAATTGACATtgactttttttattgttatacccTTATTACAGGACAGGCAAAGGCAGAGCCATGCAGccgtttttaatataatttgtgttgtGATGGAGGAGGGTAAGTAATAATAAGTCTAATTACCTACATACATAATTCAAACAAAACGTCAAACTATCCTCTCGGAGGCAACCTCATTATAGTATAATGTTCTGTGGAGACAACCGCGAGTGACACAACGCACTGTGCGACATGCACCATACGAAAACAAAAAGTTAAGGTCGGACCGCAGTAGAGCGACGCTGCACAGCGCGTCGCTTCACGTCGTTCGACAGTACCTATGACCTACCTTCCGCATTGAAACTGCAGTTAGCGGCAGCTTGTGCGTGTGAGCAACGTTACAAGATTAGCGATAATGACGGAAAATTTggtcattatttatttgttgtgtGCATAAGAAGAACGAATTGTGgaagagaaaaaaataataagaaatggaCTGCTCACATACCAAGGTCACGCTATCAAAGCAAATATCACTATTTGTTTCCTTGCCTTTTTAAGGACTCTGCACGATTTCACACTTACTTCAGAATGTCGaagacaaaattctataaacaTAACAGTACGCTTACTGAGGAGCGCTACTTGCTGTATCGTACTGTACTTGATCGCTGCAGTGGGGTCGCGACGCTGCGCGTCAAAATATTATCTCAAAGGCAACTCTGCCGCGAGTGGTGCGACGCGCAGTAACGCACATTGCAGCACCGCTCTAGTGTGACATGCACCATACAAAAttattgacataatattatgacgcTTTTTTCCGCGCTGTGCAGTGCAGCGCAGCACCGCTATAATGCATTCCGGTCTAGTTACTTatagattttaaatataaacctatgcgtaacttaatattatactaattgAATCCTAATTTTAACAGTTCAATAAAAATTGGAATGTCGTTTATCGAAACGAGAACCCATCGAGCATTTGATTCTTCGAACCtacttaaaatacaaaaaaaaaataatttacgagTTTATGGTTAAAtgaatatcataatttttaatacaaaaatctgCCTTTTGAAGATCGGAACATCAAAATTCAGAATAAATATTACGGAAGTATTTTACTTTTCCCAAAGTTAACAATAACAGCTACCATCAACTTCTTTTAATCAGTGTATAGGTGTATTTCAACTATATATAGAAGTACTCTGTGATACAATATTATCCTTTAAAACAAAGTACTCTGTGAACTGTTTAGTATGAATCGTGTAGTGAtgtgacataagtttgaaatagtagtaattacagtatggcgattggcaacTTAGTTTAATCCAGCCTGGCGCAACTCTCTAATAAACTCGAATATGTATGGCCTTGCACTAAAAATAATGGTGGCAAACGCTGTCTCGCTCTAACATATATTCGACTCTTtcgtttgttttggtttgagtgtcatgtgacatgtcattaattcaaaataaaagtgactgtcaacaatttttgttacgaattttcgttttcttttactttaatcgtgtattaattatttgtagTATAAATGCGTAAGACTTTCTAAGCTAtaccatgtaataaaaatttgtgtaaaatatgtGGTTTAAAATCTGGCTGGTCAGATAGGAGTAAGAGAATTTTCATGGCTAAATTCTATTTGGATAAAGAAAGGTAAGCActtatgaacaaataataagctaataaagaatGCTAAAAGTGATAGAGTATTGATTAAATTCATCtagagtaaaattataatctaactgtagtgtttgacacttttttatgaagtgtcgatattttattttaaattatgattaaatttatttttatctaattaatttttatggtatctatattttttattaataagtttattgatcttaaaataatttataagtttattaacctttaaaatactctttattatattattttgtggttataatgtgaaaaaaaatatttaaagcctaaaaatgtattctgttataatttcagattcaggaCCCACGCCTACGACTTTATTGCAACATCTGAAATACGAATACCAAAGACTGTCTAAGCCGAAATTGCAACgtaaaacaaaactattaatattatattaattatgttaattgtttttttctttgagattaCTAAAACGTATCCCTTAGTTTAAACTAGTAAGACTTTGCTAAGgtccatatataaataatgactaattttaaggttctcttttgttaatttaaaatatccggacgaccgagccttgctcggatttttaagaatgtacaaaacttgaacaaaaaaaaactaataggacatctggattcgaaccggggtcttctgctttccggatcacccaatgtcccatctgagctataatagtcttgtatatagtggcgaaatttacctttgtattctaatgttattcaTAGTCATttaaacatggataaaaccattttttttaaattgaaacctagctagatcgatttatcacccccgaaatcccctgcatatttaattttatgaaaatcgttggagccgtttccgagattcagattatatatatatatatatatatatacaagaattgctcgtttaaagatatggACCTAAGCAAAGTCTTACTAGTTCAAACTATATATACtactatagtatatatatatatacttctcggagatttatttggatttaaaatcgagcgtcacggtgttggtatccaccatgtaagtcgatcagtgcgcacatccgtcgcgggcgctagcttgaagacgactgcgacttctaaattagcgctctactgatggacaataataactaacttcaatcgtGTCACCGACATtaacgtacacagtgacaacttcaaacacactttgaaagatgacgttcgccatcagttcagcccaatacacagagtagaatataatcacacaggccatattacttttatattctaattctctgACATACTATATCtctctaataatatatatatatatatataataatatatatcaagagacgggagtgctatacaaaataatgagaaatgtcgcttccgcttgtattgtattgtattaaatcttgataccaacataatcaactaatgacgtaatatcagagctgccaataataataaaaaatgtagggctggaatcaatccataatttttatcgaattatcttaattttttatttattatgatatatattatttatatatatataatatatattattattagttaattatcgataaaaattatggattgattccaaccctacatatttattattataggcagctctgatattacgtcattagttgattatgttggtatcaagatttaatacaatacaatacaagcggaagcgacatttctcattattttgtatggcaCTCCCGTCTCCCGTAGTATATTGTCCTTGGTCATCACCATCAGCAGCAGTTTTATTTTTTCGATTTCAGCAAACTATGACAATCACGTAAATGTTACtacatagtattttatttcatgaCCGATAAATTAATTACAGTTATTAGGTACCTTCTCAGTTTACGGTTTTCCACGGATATGCCAAAGCTAGAAGAGAATATGGTACTACATAAATGTAGAATTTGTTTACAGAGTGACCAAAACTATAGTAGCTTATTTGAAAGATTTGAGGGGGAGACTTATTTGTTATCTGATAAATTAATGAGTTTTACtaaaattacagtaagtaaCAGTTTACTAAAGTAAATTCAAACCGTAACAAGttcaacttaaaaaaatgtaactcgAGTTACAACTTAGAGATTGTTTTatgcaattatttaattattataaacaacatATTATTAAGCTTCTTTATCTACTGACGACCTTATGGTCTTATGACTAGAGCATTTATGACTATACAACAAGCATGTactttaaatattcttaatttctgaaaatttgatgtttttttttaagatacagCCTGATGATGGTCTTCCTCATATGATTTGTTCAGCTTGTCTGAAATGGTTTGGTTATTGCcttgaatttattaaattatgtgagcattctgactccaagctaagATCTGTACAACATGAACATAATGATctgaatataaaaaactatttgaCAGAAGAATCTAATACAACTCTTTGTGAAGATACCAAGAGAGATGATGGTGATAATAAGAGAttacctaataaaaataaaaagtctgAGAAATATCAATGTTTTAGTTGTGGAAAAATATTGTCTTCAAGGTACCTAGTATGTAGAATTTATTATACAATAGTTTCTGTACACATTTATTGATTTTGtggatgtatatttttatgctattttTGTTTTAGATTCCGCCTTAAGACTCACTTAATAACTCATTCGGGTGAGCGGCCATATAAATGTGCTAattgtgaaaaaagtttctcACTAGCACAGACTCTAGATGTTCATATGAGGATTCATACGGTATTATCTTTTGCACTCATATATTACTTTGTCAGGTTgcctatagattttttttttatgaaataggaggacaaacgagcgtacgggtcacctgttgttaagtgatcaccgccacccatttAACATTCATATCAGGATTTTTCTATTAACGAATAATGAACTGAGTGGAAGTCAAcacaagtataatatatttataataatataattataatatgaagcTTGACAAACACAAACATGAAT
This DNA window, taken from Leptidea sinapis chromosome 25, ilLepSina1.1, whole genome shotgun sequence, encodes the following:
- the LOC126972187 gene encoding gastrula zinc finger protein XlCGF17.1-like encodes the protein MTDKLITVIRYLLSLRFSTDMPKLEENMVLHKCRICLQSDQNYSSLFERFEGETYLLSDKLMSFTKITIQPDDGLPHMICSACLKWFGYCLEFIKLCEHSDSKLRSVQHEHNDLNIKNYLTEESNTTLCEDTKRDDGDNKRLPNKNKKSEKYQCFSCGKILSSRFRLKTHLITHSGERPYKCANCEKSFSLAQTLDVHMRIHTGEKPFCCSTCGKEFTQAAGLSAHKRKHTGTLPYTCKLCPEKFRTSGHLQYHIRKHTGEKNFECDVCHRAFITCHDLKRHSITHTGAKPFSCSICGLCLTRSWNLKKHLKLVHCNENKELK